A portion of the Sphingorhabdus pulchriflava genome contains these proteins:
- a CDS encoding DUF2849 domain-containing protein produces the protein MKLLTGNDLASGAVTWWTGNGWSIHVEDAVDVGESGDAILHAEEGARRVNAPYIIEAIPTPEGPRPAHIKDRVRALGPTVRPDLTLKPADPSAGDWVI, from the coding sequence GTGAAATTGTTGACCGGAAATGATCTCGCCTCGGGCGCGGTGACCTGGTGGACCGGCAACGGCTGGTCGATCCATGTCGAGGATGCCGTTGATGTGGGCGAAAGCGGCGATGCCATTTTGCATGCCGAAGAAGGCGCGCGCCGTGTGAATGCACCTTACATCATCGAGGCCATCCCGACCCCCGAAGGCCCGCGCCCTGCTCATATCAAGGACCGCGTGCGCGCGCTCGGCCCTACGGTGCGCCCCGACCTTACTTTGAAACCTGCCGATCCATCAGCCGGCGATTGGGTGATTTGA
- a CDS encoding DUF934 domain-containing protein: MVEHHAAEGEEPAVTLDAFLDQSNATAVRLEPDDDARALIPHLDRLALIEIAFPKYRDGRGYSSARILREAGYVGELRAQGDVLVDQIAFMKRCGFDSFSPEAPLNQADVEAALARYDHVYQGAADAAVPVWKLRHG, from the coding sequence ATGGTTGAGCATCATGCAGCCGAGGGCGAAGAACCCGCCGTCACCCTTGACGCTTTCCTCGATCAGTCCAACGCCACGGCGGTGCGGCTGGAACCCGACGACGATGCACGCGCGCTGATCCCGCATCTCGACCGGCTTGCGCTGATCGAGATCGCCTTCCCGAAATATCGTGATGGGCGTGGCTATTCCTCTGCCCGCATCCTGCGCGAGGCGGGCTATGTCGGCGAACTGCGCGCGCAAGGCGACGTGCTGGTTGACCAGATTGCGTTCATGAAGCGCTGCGGCTTTGACAGTTTCTCGCCCGAAGCACCGCTGAATCAGGCCGACGTCGAAGCGGCTTTGGCGCGTTATGATCATGTCTATCAGGGTGCTGCTGATGCGGCAGTTCCAGTATGGAAGTTACGTCATGGCTGA
- a CDS encoding DUF1192 domain-containing protein, which yields MDMDENLPLRGTDPLSQLVRQDLDPLSIDELKERIEQLKSEIARCESKINAASSHRNAADALFRKG from the coding sequence ATGGATATGGATGAGAATTTACCGCTCCGTGGCACCGACCCGCTGTCGCAACTGGTCCGGCAGGATCTGGATCCGCTGTCGATCGACGAACTCAAGGAACGTATCGAGCAACTGAAAAGCGAAATCGCCCGATGCGAGTCTAAAATAAATGCAGCCTCCAGCCATCGCAACGCGGCCGATGCGCTGTTTCGCAAGGGCTGA
- a CDS encoding phosphoadenylyl-sulfate reductase — MAEQKLRTPDRIDAAPRYSETDAIRLNHMFRGRDTVEMLEVLLKENMLGDVAIVSSFGAESAILLHLIASIDPTVPVLFLDTGKHFPETITYKEELRAQLGLKDLRDLKPDADLLSQKDGNGLRWSYDPDGCCEIRKVLPLKQALAGFDAQFTGRKAFQSSTRSALPRFEIEEGRLKVNPLADWNKERLDAYMADHNLPAHPLVELGYPSIGCSPCTTKVAPGEDPRSGRWKGWDKTECGIHTAVTPIGDDDNGANDPVF, encoded by the coding sequence ATGGCTGAGCAGAAACTCCGTACGCCCGACCGTATCGATGCCGCGCCTCGCTACAGCGAGACCGATGCAATCCGCCTGAACCATATGTTTCGCGGGCGCGATACCGTCGAGATGCTGGAAGTTCTGCTGAAAGAGAATATGTTGGGCGATGTAGCCATCGTCTCCAGCTTTGGCGCGGAAAGCGCAATATTGCTGCATTTGATTGCCAGCATTGATCCGACGGTACCGGTGTTGTTTCTAGATACCGGAAAGCATTTCCCCGAGACTATAACCTACAAAGAAGAATTACGGGCACAGTTGGGCCTAAAGGATTTGCGCGACCTGAAACCCGATGCCGATCTGCTCAGCCAAAAAGATGGCAATGGTCTGCGCTGGTCCTACGACCCCGATGGTTGCTGCGAAATCCGCAAGGTGTTGCCGCTGAAGCAGGCACTGGCTGGCTTTGATGCGCAGTTTACCGGGCGCAAGGCGTTCCAGTCCTCAACCCGCAGCGCGCTGCCGCGCTTCGAAATTGAGGAAGGCCGATTAAAGGTCAATCCGCTTGCCGACTGGAACAAGGAACGGCTCGACGCTTACATGGCGGATCATAATCTCCCGGCTCACCCGCTCGTTGAACTCGGTTACCCTTCAATAGGCTGCTCCCCCTGCACCACCAAGGTCGCACCCGGCGAAGATCCTCGTTCGGGCCGCTGGAAGGGCTGGGACAAGACCGAATGCGGCATCCACACTGCCGTTACCCCAATAGGTGATGACGACAACGGTGCCAATGATCCGGTGTTCTGA
- a CDS encoding nitrite/sulfite reductase has translation MYKYDNYDQAIVDARVEEFRDQVKRRLAGEITEDQFKPLRLMNGLYLQLHAYMLRVAIPYGTLDSRQMRMLAHIARKYDRDYGHFTTRQNIQYNWIKLEECADLLAELATVEMHAIQTSGNCIRNISSDQYAGAAADEVADPRPWAELLRQWSTFHPEFSYLPRKFKIAVIAADEDRAAMRLHDIGIQLVNRDGKLGAAFYVGGGMGRTPMIAPLIKDYVPIEDFLSYSEACLRVYNRFGRRDNIYKARIKILVHEIGADEYRRQVEEEFAHVKTLGIDPPAAELERIAAYFAPPAFEAGLSEDIDRSDPNFAVWLDQNVKPHKQAGYAIVNISLKPIGGIPGDASSAQIDVMADLAEKYSFDELRVTHAQNIVLPHVAKRDLYAVWQALNAADLANANLDLISDIIACPGLDYCSLANARSIPIAQKIATRFADPERQRDLGELKLKISGCINACGHHHAGHIGILGVDRKGVENYQLTLGGSGAEDVSIGKITGPGFDEDGIVDAVERATEKYKELREPGERFVDTYRRVGMEPFKEAIYG, from the coding sequence ATGTATAAATATGACAATTACGACCAGGCAATCGTCGACGCGCGCGTCGAGGAGTTTCGCGATCAGGTGAAGCGTCGCCTTGCCGGTGAAATCACCGAGGACCAGTTCAAGCCCTTGCGCCTGATGAACGGTCTCTATCTGCAACTGCACGCCTATATGCTGCGCGTTGCGATCCCTTATGGTACGCTCGACAGCCGCCAGATGCGGATGCTCGCGCATATCGCCCGCAAATATGACCGCGATTACGGCCATTTCACCACGCGCCAGAATATCCAGTATAACTGGATCAAGCTGGAAGAATGCGCTGATCTGCTGGCTGAACTGGCGACGGTCGAGATGCATGCGATCCAGACCAGCGGCAACTGCATCCGCAACATCAGTTCGGATCAATATGCAGGCGCTGCTGCTGACGAAGTCGCCGATCCGCGCCCCTGGGCCGAGCTGCTGCGCCAGTGGAGCACATTCCACCCCGAATTCAGCTATCTGCCGCGCAAGTTCAAAATTGCCGTCATTGCAGCCGACGAAGATCGCGCCGCAATGCGCCTGCACGATATCGGCATCCAGTTGGTCAATCGCGACGGCAAGCTGGGCGCGGCATTCTATGTCGGCGGCGGGATGGGCCGCACCCCGATGATCGCGCCTTTGATCAAGGATTATGTGCCGATCGAGGATTTCCTCAGCTATTCAGAGGCCTGCCTGCGCGTCTACAACCGTTTTGGCCGCCGCGATAATATCTACAAGGCGCGCATCAAGATCCTCGTCCACGAAATCGGCGCCGATGAATATCGCCGTCAGGTTGAAGAAGAATTCGCGCATGTGAAAACGCTGGGCATCGATCCGCCCGCAGCAGAGCTGGAGCGCATCGCCGCCTATTTCGCACCGCCAGCGTTCGAAGCTGGCCTCAGCGAAGATATCGACCGCAGCGATCCCAATTTCGCGGTCTGGCTCGACCAGAATGTCAAGCCGCACAAGCAGGCTGGCTATGCCATCGTCAATATCAGCCTGAAGCCGATTGGTGGCATTCCAGGCGACGCCTCCTCGGCGCAGATCGACGTGATGGCTGACCTGGCGGAGAAATACAGCTTTGATGAACTGCGCGTCACCCATGCGCAGAACATCGTGCTGCCGCATGTCGCCAAGCGCGATCTATATGCCGTGTGGCAGGCGCTGAATGCGGCAGATCTGGCCAATGCCAATCTCGACCTGATCAGCGATATCATCGCCTGCCCCGGCCTCGATTATTGCAGCCTTGCCAATGCCCGATCGATCCCGATCGCGCAGAAGATTGCGACGCGCTTTGCGGATCCGGAACGCCAGCGCGATCTGGGCGAATTGAAGCTCAAGATTTCGGGCTGCATCAACGCCTGTGGCCACCACCATGCCGGCCATATCGGCATCCTTGGTGTCGACCGCAAAGGCGTCGAAAATTACCAGCTGACTTTGGGCGGTTCAGGCGCGGAAGACGTGTCGATCGGCAAGATTACCGGCCCCGGTTTTGACGAGGATGGCATTGTCGATGCCGTCGAGCGGGCGACCGAAAAATATAAGGAACTGCGCGAGCCCGGCGAACGCTTCGTCGATACCTATCGCCGCGTAGGCATGGAACCGTTCAAGGAGGCTATCTATGGTTGA
- the cobA gene encoding uroporphyrinogen-III C-methyltransferase: MEKATVYLVGAGPGDPDLLTVKAARLIANADVVVHDGLVDDAILALTRADARLISVAKQRSRHSVPQDGINAILVREALAGYAVVRLKGGDPFIFGRGGEEVDACREAGVPVEVIPGISAAVAGGAQALLPLTHRDASSAVTFVAGQCKGLTDQNWAGLAGKGRTLVIYMGVATADDICEKLIADGLSPDTPVAVLERVGRKDGRALRTILTDLGGMIAREAVRSPAIIIVGDVVLMSNAEDRLAALAREAEYLA; encoded by the coding sequence ATGGAAAAAGCTACAGTCTATCTGGTCGGTGCAGGCCCGGGCGACCCCGATTTGCTCACGGTAAAGGCCGCGCGTCTAATCGCCAATGCCGATGTCGTCGTACATGACGGCTTGGTCGATGATGCCATCCTCGCGCTGACTCGCGCTGATGCACGGCTGATTTCGGTCGCCAAGCAGCGCAGCCGCCATTCGGTCCCGCAAGACGGCATCAATGCCATTCTCGTGCGTGAAGCATTGGCTGGTTACGCCGTCGTTCGCCTGAAAGGCGGCGATCCGTTTATCTTTGGGCGTGGCGGTGAAGAGGTTGATGCTTGCCGTGAGGCTGGCGTTCCGGTCGAAGTCATTCCCGGCATTTCCGCCGCGGTTGCGGGCGGCGCGCAGGCACTGCTGCCCCTCACCCACCGCGATGCATCGAGCGCGGTCACCTTCGTGGCCGGGCAATGCAAGGGGCTGACCGACCAGAATTGGGCGGGCCTCGCTGGCAAGGGCCGGACGCTCGTCATCTATATGGGCGTCGCGACTGCCGACGATATTTGCGAGAAATTAATTGCCGACGGGCTTTCCCCCGACACGCCCGTCGCGGTGCTGGAGCGTGTGGGCCGTAAAGACGGCCGCGCGCTCCGCACTATCCTGACCGACCTTGGCGGTATGATCGCACGCGAAGCAGTGCGTTCGCCCGCCATCATCATTGTGGGCGATGTGGTGCTGATGTCCAATGCCGAAGACCGGCTGGCTGCCCTTGCCCGTGAAGCGGAGTATCTTGCGTGA
- the clpA gene encoding ATP-dependent Clp protease ATP-binding subunit ClpA — MPSFAESLEATLHNALKNAAERAHEYATLEHLLLALIEDPDASKVMQACGVDLGELSDTVIQYLDNELESLKVGGNVDPSPTSGFQRVVQRAILHVQSSGKDVVTGANVLVALFSERESYAVYFLQQQDMSRLDAVSYISHGIGKDGKLIEQRPVEGSEERKEEAAPDAKDKKGGKETALEQFTVNLNEKAKQGRIDPLIGRSEEVDRTVQILCRRSKNNPLYVGEPGVGKTAIAEGLARRIVEKQVPEVLLPAVIYSLDMGALLAGTRYRGDFEERLKAVVSELEKLPDAILFIDEIHTVIGAGATSGGAMDASNLLKPALSGGTIRCIGSTTYKEFRNHFEKDRALLRRFQKIDVNEPTIDDTIKILAGLRSAFEDHHKVKYTPDALKAAVELSARYINDRKLPDKAIDVIDEVGAMQMLVPPSKRRKLITPKEIEAVIATIARIPPKNVSTDDRAALGNLEADLKRVVFGQDKAIEVLSSAIKLSRAGLRDPDKPIGNYLFSGPTGVGKTEVARQLASIMGIPLKRFDMSEYMERHSVSRLIGAPPGYVGFDQGGLLTDAVDQNPHCVLLLDEIEKAHPDLFNILLQVMDNGRLTDHHGKTVDFRNVILIMTTNAGASDMAKEGIGFGTNISKEDAGEEAVKAMFAPEFRNRLDATVPFGYLPPEVVAMVVDKFILQLELQLADQNVHIKLDDEARAWLTERGYDKLYGARPMGRVIQEKIKQPLADELLFGKLVNGGEVAVHIKDNQPVFEVTPAAPKAGKPKKPKKKVKTD; from the coding sequence ATGCCCAGTTTTGCTGAATCGCTTGAAGCCACGCTGCACAACGCGTTGAAAAACGCGGCGGAGCGTGCGCATGAATATGCAACGCTGGAGCATCTGCTGCTGGCGCTGATCGAAGACCCGGATGCGTCCAAGGTAATGCAGGCCTGCGGCGTCGATCTGGGCGAACTCAGCGACACCGTGATCCAGTATCTCGACAATGAGCTCGAAAGCTTGAAGGTCGGAGGCAATGTCGACCCCTCGCCCACTAGCGGGTTTCAACGGGTGGTGCAGCGTGCCATCTTGCACGTTCAAAGCTCGGGCAAGGATGTCGTCACCGGCGCCAATGTGCTGGTCGCGCTGTTTTCCGAACGCGAAAGCTATGCCGTCTATTTCCTGCAACAGCAGGATATGAGCCGCCTCGACGCAGTGAGCTACATCAGCCACGGTATCGGCAAGGACGGCAAGCTGATCGAGCAGCGCCCAGTCGAAGGCAGTGAGGAACGCAAGGAAGAGGCTGCGCCCGATGCCAAGGACAAGAAGGGCGGCAAGGAAACAGCGCTTGAGCAATTCACGGTCAACCTCAACGAGAAAGCCAAACAGGGCCGCATCGATCCGCTGATCGGTCGCAGCGAAGAAGTTGACCGCACGGTGCAGATTCTGTGCCGCCGTTCAAAGAACAACCCGCTTTATGTGGGTGAACCCGGCGTCGGCAAAACAGCGATCGCAGAAGGCCTTGCTCGCCGCATCGTCGAAAAGCAGGTGCCCGAAGTGCTGCTGCCTGCGGTCATCTACTCGCTCGATATGGGCGCGCTGCTTGCAGGTACCCGTTATCGCGGCGATTTTGAAGAGCGGTTGAAAGCGGTGGTTTCGGAGCTGGAAAAGCTGCCCGATGCGATCCTGTTCATCGACGAAATCCACACCGTGATTGGTGCCGGTGCGACCAGCGGCGGTGCAATGGATGCCTCGAACCTGCTCAAACCCGCTTTGTCGGGTGGAACCATTCGCTGCATTGGTTCAACGACGTACAAGGAATTCCGCAACCACTTCGAAAAGGATCGCGCACTACTGCGTCGTTTCCAGAAGATCGACGTCAACGAGCCGACCATTGACGATACAATCAAGATTCTCGCCGGGCTGCGCAGTGCGTTTGAGGATCACCACAAGGTGAAATATACCCCCGATGCCTTGAAGGCGGCTGTTGAACTGTCGGCACGCTACATCAACGACCGCAAACTGCCCGATAAGGCCATAGACGTGATCGACGAGGTTGGCGCGATGCAGATGCTGGTGCCGCCGTCGAAGCGCCGCAAGCTGATTACGCCCAAGGAAATCGAGGCTGTAATCGCCACCATCGCCCGCATCCCGCCCAAAAATGTCTCGACCGATGATCGCGCCGCGCTCGGTAATCTCGAAGCCGATCTGAAACGTGTGGTCTTCGGGCAGGACAAGGCGATCGAGGTGCTGTCCTCGGCCATCAAACTCAGCCGTGCTGGCCTGCGCGATCCTGACAAGCCGATCGGCAACTATCTGTTTTCGGGCCCCACCGGCGTCGGCAAGACCGAAGTGGCGCGCCAGTTGGCGAGCATCATGGGCATTCCGCTGAAGCGTTTCGATATGTCCGAATATATGGAACGGCACAGCGTTTCGCGCCTGATCGGTGCGCCTCCGGGATATGTCGGTTTCGACCAAGGTGGGCTTTTGACCGATGCCGTCGACCAGAACCCGCATTGCGTGCTGCTGCTCGACGAAATCGAAAAGGCGCATCCGGATCTGTTCAACATCCTGCTGCAGGTGATGGATAATGGCCGCCTGACCGACCATCACGGCAAGACGGTCGATTTCCGCAATGTCATCCTGATCATGACGACCAATGCCGGGGCCAGCGATATGGCCAAGGAAGGCATCGGATTCGGCACCAATATCAGCAAGGAAGATGCGGGCGAGGAAGCGGTCAAGGCGATGTTCGCTCCCGAATTCCGCAACCGCCTCGATGCCACGGTGCCCTTCGGCTATTTGCCGCCAGAAGTTGTCGCGATGGTGGTCGACAAGTTCATCCTGCAACTTGAACTCCAACTCGCAGACCAGAATGTCCATATCAAGCTCGACGACGAGGCGCGCGCTTGGCTGACCGAACGCGGTTATGACAAGCTCTATGGCGCCCGCCCGATGGGCCGCGTGATCCAGGAGAAGATCAAGCAGCCGCTGGCCGACGAACTGCTGTTCGGCAAGTTGGTCAATGGCGGCGAAGTGGCGGTCCATATCAAGGACAACCAGCCGGTGTTTGAAGTGACGCCTGCGGCACCGAAGGCTGGGAAACCGAAAAAGCCCAAGAAGAAGGTCAAGACTGACTGA
- a CDS encoding prolyl oligopeptidase family serine peptidase, protein MLFAGGKNALAYPETRKVDLVEEQFGVKVADPYRWLEDDVRNSKAVADWVAAQKAVADPYLDSLPGKQALAARMKALFDYERFSLPQKAGGNYFFTKIDGLQNQSPLYVRKGLKGKDRVLIDPNTWSKDGATALDQYEPSPNGKLLAYSIQDGGSDWRSIKVIDVKTGQTLADEVKWAKFTNIAWVGNEGFLYSRFAEPQKGQEFQALNENQTLYFHKIGTPQSEDKPVYATPDRPKLGHSAQVTHDNRWVVITSAQGTDDKYEISLIPLASKKGKLLPLDKWKPQTLIAGLEHDWQLIEGMGDQLWFITNKGAPKLKVVKVDLSGADPVFSDIIAERSEPLARAQIVGSRLVLSYLKDAASLAEMVSLDGKPLQRIQLNSIGTASGFSGKPGDPETFYAFSSFNQPGEIYLFDSTTGKSSVFAQPKLSFDPASISIEQRFYASKDGTKVPMFVVRKKDIDLSKGTPTLLYAYGGFNLPQLPSFSATRMAWIQSGGVFVLANIRGGSEYGKAWHDAGRLLNKQNVFDDFIAAGEYLIKEGITTKDKLAIEGRSNGGLLIGAVVNQRPDLFAAGHAAVGVMDMLRFDRFTAGRYWVDDYGYPNKEADFQNLLGYSPYHNIESGYQYPAMIVSTADTDDRVVPGHSFKYTAALQAADTGPKPKIIRIETRAGHGSGKPTDKLIEEYSEIYGFLAKWTGLELENDAAK, encoded by the coding sequence ATGCTGTTTGCGGGCGGAAAAAATGCGCTCGCCTATCCTGAAACGCGAAAAGTCGATCTGGTCGAGGAGCAATTTGGGGTAAAGGTTGCCGACCCCTATCGTTGGCTGGAAGATGATGTTCGCAATAGCAAGGCGGTCGCGGATTGGGTTGCTGCGCAGAAGGCTGTGGCTGACCCCTATCTTGATAGTCTTCCTGGCAAGCAGGCACTCGCGGCGCGTATGAAGGCGCTTTTCGATTATGAACGTTTCAGCCTTCCGCAGAAGGCCGGTGGAAATTATTTCTTCACCAAGATTGATGGGCTGCAGAACCAATCGCCTCTTTACGTACGCAAGGGCCTGAAGGGTAAGGACCGCGTCCTGATCGACCCCAATACTTGGTCGAAGGACGGGGCGACCGCGCTTGACCAATATGAGCCTTCGCCCAATGGCAAATTGCTAGCCTACTCGATCCAGGATGGCGGTTCTGACTGGCGCTCCATCAAGGTGATTGACGTAAAAACCGGCCAAACTTTGGCTGACGAAGTTAAATGGGCGAAATTCACCAATATTGCTTGGGTCGGCAATGAAGGCTTTTTGTATTCGCGCTTCGCTGAACCCCAAAAAGGGCAGGAATTTCAAGCGCTGAACGAGAACCAGACACTTTATTTCCACAAGATCGGAACGCCGCAAAGCGAAGACAAACCTGTCTATGCAACACCAGACCGACCCAAGCTTGGTCACAGCGCACAGGTAACACATGATAATCGCTGGGTCGTTATTACCTCAGCACAGGGCACGGATGACAAATATGAGATCAGCCTGATCCCGCTGGCGAGCAAGAAGGGCAAACTTTTGCCGCTCGACAAGTGGAAGCCGCAGACGCTGATTGCCGGCCTTGAGCATGACTGGCAGCTGATCGAAGGCATGGGCGATCAGCTCTGGTTTATCACCAACAAGGGCGCTCCCAAACTGAAGGTCGTCAAGGTTGACCTTTCAGGTGCTGATCCGGTCTTTTCCGACATTATTGCTGAGCGGAGCGAGCCTTTGGCACGCGCGCAGATTGTCGGCAGCCGCTTGGTGCTGTCCTATCTGAAGGACGCGGCATCGCTTGCCGAGATGGTCAGCTTGGATGGCAAACCACTGCAACGCATTCAGCTCAATTCGATCGGAACGGCCTCAGGATTTTCCGGTAAACCGGGTGATCCGGAAACATTCTATGCTTTTTCAAGCTTTAACCAGCCAGGCGAAATCTATCTCTTCGACTCTACAACCGGGAAGAGCAGCGTTTTCGCGCAACCGAAACTGAGTTTTGACCCAGCGTCGATCAGCATAGAACAGCGTTTCTATGCATCCAAGGATGGCACCAAAGTGCCGATGTTCGTCGTGCGCAAAAAGGATATCGACCTTTCGAAAGGCACGCCGACGCTGCTTTACGCCTATGGCGGGTTTAACCTGCCCCAGCTGCCAAGTTTCAGCGCAACGCGTATGGCGTGGATCCAGTCGGGCGGCGTATTCGTCCTCGCCAATATTCGTGGGGGCAGTGAATATGGCAAGGCTTGGCATGACGCGGGGCGGTTGCTGAACAAGCAGAATGTCTTCGATGATTTCATCGCGGCGGGCGAATATCTCATCAAGGAAGGCATCACGACCAAAGACAAGCTCGCGATTGAGGGCAGGTCCAATGGTGGCTTGTTGATCGGGGCCGTGGTCAATCAGCGGCCAGATTTGTTTGCTGCGGGTCATGCGGCGGTCGGCGTGATGGATATGTTGCGCTTCGACCGCTTTACCGCCGGGCGCTATTGGGTCGATGACTATGGCTATCCCAATAAGGAAGCCGACTTCCAAAACCTGTTGGGCTATTCGCCCTATCACAATATCGAATCCGGCTATCAATATCCTGCTATGATAGTTTCCACCGCCGATACTGATGATCGCGTGGTTCCAGGGCATAGCTTCAAATATACGGCTGCGCTGCAGGCAGCCGACACGGGTCCTAAACCCAAGATCATCCGCATCGAAACCCGTGCGGGACATGGCTCGGGTAAGCCGACCGACAAGCTGATCGAGGAATATTCAGAGATCTATGGCTTCCTCGCCAAATGGACAGGATTGGAGTTGGAGAATGACGCAGCAAAATGA
- a CDS encoding diacylglycerol/lipid kinase family protein, translated as MARMDQKLTAADCPRDIQTFAPDISLRPRVQIVCNPEAGGYSAKRLALLGDAYARHGFDVIVSESSPISPFVAAEGVDRICISGGDGTVRHVLENAELRTAGVAVDIYPTGTINLLAREWKDATQPGAFVRVMVQRCPRKLYPVRLNDTSFLACASVGPDARAVASLSPALKRRIGRLAYAVSMARQFVNWQRPQLRVVVDGEPMDCEAVYLAKGHYYAGPWSFAPEARLDNPDLYIVTLRRARRRDFAVFLLAMLVGRVGNLDNVRTIKGRDVKIDSVGALPLQADGDIACMTPARLVVADEPVLI; from the coding sequence ATGGCGCGTATGGATCAAAAATTGACGGCGGCAGATTGCCCGAGGGATATTCAGACGTTCGCGCCTGACATTTCTCTTCGGCCGCGTGTGCAGATTGTCTGCAATCCTGAAGCGGGTGGCTATTCGGCAAAACGGCTGGCACTACTGGGCGACGCTTATGCCCGGCATGGCTTCGATGTCATTGTCTCCGAAAGCTCTCCAATATCTCCGTTTGTTGCGGCGGAGGGTGTCGACCGGATATGCATATCAGGCGGTGACGGAACAGTGCGACACGTGTTGGAAAATGCTGAACTACGCACAGCGGGTGTTGCCGTCGACATTTACCCGACCGGCACGATCAACCTGCTCGCCCGCGAATGGAAGGATGCCACGCAGCCTGGTGCATTCGTGCGGGTAATGGTGCAGCGGTGTCCGCGAAAATTATATCCGGTCCGCCTCAATGACACCTCGTTTCTGGCCTGCGCAAGTGTAGGGCCCGACGCGCGTGCGGTTGCCAGTTTGTCACCAGCACTCAAACGGCGGATTGGCCGGTTAGCCTATGCCGTGTCGATGGCGAGGCAGTTCGTCAATTGGCAGCGCCCGCAGCTGCGCGTCGTCGTCGATGGCGAGCCGATGGACTGTGAGGCGGTGTATTTAGCCAAAGGGCATTATTACGCCGGACCGTGGAGCTTTGCGCCAGAGGCGCGTCTCGATAATCCGGATCTGTATATTGTCACTTTGCGTCGCGCTCGCCGCCGGGACTTCGCGGTGTTCTTGCTGGCCATGCTGGTGGGGCGGGTTGGAAATCTGGACAATGTGCGGACGATCAAAGGCCGTGATGTCAAGATTGACTCTGTTGGGGCACTCCCGCTTCAAGCCGATGGCGACATAGCCTGTATGACACCGGCACGACTGGTTGTTGCAGACGAGCCAGTCCTAATCTGA
- a CDS encoding class I SAM-dependent methyltransferase → MTQQNEWHPRPASWWERVMVPKLIGCACAQPQIMKARSRIVPQSEGDVLELGCGGGINMAFYDPARIKSYSGVDPSAGLLDRSREAAQVIGMEADIRGGVGEAIPFASESFDTVLCTFTLCSVDEQKQVLAEMRRVLRPGGKVLFLEHGSAPDEDVRKWQRRIEPIWKRIGGNCHLTRPITSAYEAAGFKVSGGDKGYMPKSPRPFSWIEWGEARLA, encoded by the coding sequence ATGACGCAGCAAAATGAATGGCACCCCCGTCCCGCCAGCTGGTGGGAACGGGTCATGGTTCCGAAGCTCATCGGCTGCGCCTGTGCCCAGCCGCAGATTATGAAGGCGCGCAGCCGGATTGTCCCGCAGTCGGAAGGCGATGTGCTGGAGCTCGGCTGCGGCGGCGGAATCAACATGGCCTTTTACGATCCAGCGCGGATCAAAAGCTATTCAGGTGTCGACCCTTCGGCAGGCCTGCTCGATCGTTCGCGCGAGGCGGCGCAAGTGATCGGGATGGAGGCTGATATTCGTGGCGGCGTAGGGGAGGCGATCCCCTTTGCCAGCGAAAGTTTCGACACTGTGCTGTGTACCTTCACACTCTGCTCGGTCGATGAGCAGAAGCAGGTCTTGGCCGAAATGCGCAGGGTACTGCGACCGGGCGGCAAGGTGCTGTTCCTGGAACATGGCAGCGCGCCGGATGAGGATGTGCGCAAATGGCAACGCCGCATCGAGCCGATCTGGAAACGTATCGGCGGCAATTGCCACCTGACGCGCCCAATCACCAGCGCCTATGAAGCTGCAGGCTTCAAGGTATCCGGCGGTGATAAAGGCTATATGCCCAAATCCCCCCGCCCGTTCAGCTGGATCGAATGGGGCGAAGCACGTCTTGCTTAA